Sequence from the Nitrosopumilus maritimus SCM1 genome:
ACTGGTGACAAAGGTCCACAAGGTCCTCCCGGCCCAACTGGTCCTCCCGGTGACAAAGGTCCTGACGGTCCACAAGGTCCTCCCGGTGACAAAGGTCCAACTGGTGACAAAGGCCCTGCAGGTGACAAAGGTATTGCTGGAGATAAAGGAATTACTGGTGACAAAGGAATTACTGGAGATAAAGGTGATAAAGGTGACAAAGGAATTCCTGGTCCCGTTGGTGATAAAGGTGACAAAGGAGCAACTGGTCCAATCGGAGAAAAAGGTCCAACTGGATTAAAAGGCCCAATCGGTGAAAAAGGAGAAAAAGGTCCAACTGGTCCTCCCGGCGACAAAGGATTATCTGGATTAAAAGGTCCTCCCGGTGAAAAAGGAGAAAAAGGTCCAACTGGTCCTCCCGGCGATAAAGGTTTAACTGGTCCTGTCGGAACTCCTGGAGAAAAAGGTCCAACCGGACAAGCAGGAGTTCAAGGAGAAAAAGGAATTCAAGGTGGTCCTGGTCCAATCGGAGAAAAAGGTCCAGCAGGTCCAGTTGGTGACAAAGGTCCAATCGGTCCAGCAGGTCCTCTTGGCGACAAAGGATTATCTGGTCCAACCGGAGTTCCTGGTGACAAAGGTCCAATCGGTCCTCCTGGTCCAATCGGAGAAAAAGGTCCTAAAGGAACTGAAGGTCCAATCGGAGAAAAAGGTCCACAAGGTCCACAAGGTCCAGCTGGTGCTAAAGGATTAACAGGCGTTCCTGGTCCACAAGGTGAAAAAGGAGAAAAAGGTCCAACAGGTCCGCCCGGAGAAAAAGGATTAACAGGTCCAGCAGGTCCACCTGGAGAAATTGGTACAGTTGGTCCACAAGG
This genomic interval carries:
- a CDS encoding collagen-like protein, producing the protein MSSQSRLEIQGQAPFKQSGVYEAQIAIVGSRPSDAQIKSKQFTSLWRGNFHLRVKDGVFSETIGSPENPIPSSVLELETIWIVVTDLFSSLHSVFDVPLSKPKSSPKPPESKPSETKSNLETPKQTRSTKSTQSTPGVRGSPGEKGAPGLQGPTGDKGPQGPPGPTGPPGDKGPDGPQGPPGDKGPTGDKGPAGDKGIAGDKGITGDKGITGDKGDKGDKGIPGPVGDKGDKGATGPIGEKGPTGLKGPIGEKGEKGPTGPPGDKGLSGLKGPPGEKGEKGPTGPPGDKGLTGPVGTPGEKGPTGQAGVQGEKGIQGGPGPIGEKGPAGPVGDKGPIGPAGPLGDKGLSGPTGVPGDKGPIGPPGPIGEKGPKGTEGPIGEKGPQGPQGPAGAKGLTGVPGPQGEKGEKGPTGPPGEKGLTGPAGPPGEIGTVGPQGSQGERGPTGPSGEKGPQGPQGIQGPQGERGPTGPIGSIGEAGPRGEQGPLGPAGPRGPPGPPGEKGPSGGMSSEQKALFKELLEILTEKNIISTEEQIKLMSYLY